In Musa acuminata AAA Group cultivar baxijiao chromosome BXJ2-8, Cavendish_Baxijiao_AAA, whole genome shotgun sequence, one genomic interval encodes:
- the LOC135619707 gene encoding multiple organellar RNA editing factor 3, mitochondrial-like produces the protein MAAVTRRGLSSLLSRVLSSHHSSLRSPLSHPPPPPLPSRLSASVATLEVPWLAGAVPRLVSARWKTTSGSGYSPLNDPSPNWSNRPPKETILLDGCDYEHWLIVMEFPQDPKPSEEEMIAAYVMTLVAVVGSEEEAKKKIYSVCTTTYTGFGALISEELSYKVKGLPGVLWVLPDSYLDVPNKDYGGDLFVDGKVIHRPQFWFNERQQTRSRPRPRYDRRRETMRVERREPMQRGNWGQDQSQPGSQQMPENGPPRGGN, from the exons ATGGCGGCGGTGACCCGACGCggcctctcctctctcctctcccgAGTTCTCTCCTCACATCACTCTTCCCTGCGATCCCCGCTCTCCCATCCTCCTCCGCCCCCTCTTCCCTCACGCCTCTCCGCTTCCGTCGCCACCCTTGAGGTTCCCTGGCTCGCTGGCGCGGTGCCAAGGCTCGTTTCGGCCCGGTGGAAGACGACATCTGGCTCGGGATACTCTCCTCTCAATGACCCCTCCCCTAACTGGAGTAATCGCCCTCCCAAGGAGACCATCCTCCTCGACGGCTGTGACTACGAGCACTGGCTCATCGTCATGGAGTTTCCCCAGGACCCCAAACCCTCGGAGGAGGAGATGATCGCCGCCTACGTTATGACCCTCGTCGCTGTCGTCGGCAG tgaggaggAGGCAAAGAAGAAGATATACTCGGTTTGCACCACGACCTATACGGGTTTCGGGGCTTTGATCTCCGAAGAACTTTCTTACAAAGTTAAAG GATTGCCTGGAGTTCTTTGGGTATTGCCTGATTCTTATTTGGATGTGCCCAACAAGGACTACGGAG GTGATCTATTTGTTGATGGTAAGGTCATCCATCGGCCACAGTTTTGGTTCAACGAAAGGCAGCAAACTAGAAGCAGGCCCCGACCCCGGTATGATAGGCGACGAGAGACAATGCGAGTTGAAAGAAGAGAACCAATGCAGAGGGGGAACTGGGGGCAAGATCAGAGTCAACCTGGCTCGCAGCAAATGCCTGAGAATGGGCCACCAAGAGGAGGAAATTAA
- the LOC135619705 gene encoding sucrose synthase 4-like yields the protein MTTMKLERIPSMRERVEDTLSAYRNDLVSLLSRFVSQGKGMLQPHHLVDALATLGDDGRTKLSEGPFSEVLRSAQEAIVLPPFVAIAIRPRPGVWEYVRVNVYELSVEQLSVSEYLQFKEELVDGRSDDRYTLELDFEPFNASFPRPNRSSSIGNGVLFLNRHLSSIMFRNKDCLEPLLDFLRAHKYKGHVMMLNDRVQSVSRLQSVLAKAEEYLSKLIPETPFSEFAYKLQEMGLEKGWGDTAQHVLEMIHLLLDILQAPDPSTLEMFLGRIPMVFNVVILSPHGYFGQANVLGLPDTGGQVVYILDQVRALENEMLLRIKKQGLDIDPKILIVTRLIPDAKGTTCNQRLERVSGTQHSHILRVPFRTEKGILKKWISRFDVWPYLETFTEDVASEIAAELHGTPDLVIGNYSDGNLVASLLAYKLGITQCNIAHALEKTKYPDSDIYWRKFEEKYHFSCQFTADLIAMNNADFIITSTYQEIAGSKNTVGQYESHTAFTLPGLYRVVHGIDVFDPKFNIVSPGADMSIYFTYSEKGKRLTSLHGSIETLLYDPEQCDLHIGCLDDRSKPIIFSMARLDKVKNITGLVEWFGKSTKLRELVNLVVVAGYIDVKKSSDREEIQEIEKMHELISSYNLSGQFRWISAQTNRARNGELYRYIADTGGAFVQPAFYEAFGLTVVEAMTCGLPTFATCHGGPAEIIENGLSGFHIDPYHPDQSAVVMVEFFEHCKEDSGYWKKISDGGLRRIQERYTWKIYSERLMTLAGVYGFWKYVSKLERRETRRYLEMFYILKFRDLVKSVPRAVDDDH from the exons ATGACGACCATGAAGCTTGAGCGCATCCCCAGCATGCGGGAGAGGGTGGAGGACACCCTCTCCGCCTACCGCAACGACCTCGTCTCGCTTCTTTCCAG GTTCGTGAGCCAGGGTAAGGGGATGCTGCAGCCGCATCACCTCGTCGATGCCCTCGCGACGCTCGGGGACGACGGCCGCACCAAGCTCTCCGAGGGCCCCTTCTCGGAGGTCCTCAGATCTGCCCAG GAAGCAATAGTTCTTCCACCATTCGTGGCCATTGCCATCCGCCCCAGGCCTGGCGTGTGGGAGTATGTCCGGGTTAATGTCTATGAGCTCAGCGTCGAGCAGCTGAGTGTGTCGGAGTACCTTCAATTCAAGGAAGAGCTCGTCGATGGAAG GTCTGATGATCGCTACACGCTGGAGCTGGACTTTGAACCATTCAATGCTTCATTCCCACGGCCAAACCGGTCATCATCGATTGGAAATGGGGTTCTCTTCCTGAACCGGCACCTTTCATCCATTATGTTCCGCAACAAGGACTGCTTGGAGCCCCTGCTGGATTTCCTCCGGGCCCACAAGTACAAGGGTCAT GTCATGATGTTGAATGACAGGGTACAGAGTGTATCCAGGCTTCAGTCCGTTCTAGCCAAGGCGGAGGAATATTTGTCTAAGCTTATACCGGAGACTCCTTTCTCTGAATTTGCTTACAA GCTTCAAGAGATGGGTTTGGAGAAAGGCTGGGGTGACACAGCTCAACATGTTCTCGAAATGATTCATCTTCTTCTTGACATTCTTCAGGCTCCTGATCCTTCCACTCTGGAGATGTTTCTGGGGAGAATTCCAATGGTGTTCAATGTTGTAATCTTATCTCCCCATGGATACTTTGGCCAAGCTAATGTATTAGGCTTGCCAGACACTGGAGGGCAG GTTGTCTATATACTGGATCAAGTTCGCGCATTGGAAAATGAGATGCTTCTGAGGATAAAAAAGCAAGGGCTAGATATTGATCCTAAAATCCTCATC GTTACTAGGTTGATACCTGATGCAAAAGGCACAACATGCAATCAGCGGCTAGAAAGAGTCAGTGGAACACAACATTCTCATATCTTGCGGGTGCCCTTTAGAACTGAAAAGGGAATTCTTAAGAAATGGATTTCAAGATTTGATGTTTGGCCTTATTTGGAGACATTCACAGAG GATGTGGCAAGTGAGATCGCTGCAGAGTTACATGGCACTCCAGATCTCGTTATTGGAAATTACAGTGATGGGAATCTTGTTGCATCTTTGTTAGCTTATAAACTGGGAATCACCCAG TGTAACATTGCTCATGCACTAGAGAAGACAAAATATCCAGATTCAGATATATATTGGAGAAAGTTTGAGGAGAAATACCATTTTTCATGCCAGTTCACTGCTGATCTAATTGCTATGAATAATGCAGATTTTATAATCACTAGCACCTATCAAGAAATTGCTGGAAG CAAGAACACAGTTGGACAGTATGAGAGCCATACTGCTTTCACTTTGCCTGGTTTATATCGTGTTGTCCATGGAATCGATGTTTTTGATCCAAAGTTCAATATAGTCTCCCCTGGAGCAGATATGAGTATTTACTTTACATACTCGGAAAAGGGAAAGAGACTCACTtctcttcatggttcaattgaaaCGCTGCTTTATGATCCAGAGCAATGTGATTTGCACAT TGGTTGTTTGGATGACCGATCAAAGCCCATTATTTTCTCCATGGCGAGGCTTGACAAAGTGAAAAACATAACAGGCTTGGTCGAATGGTTTGGTAAAAGCACTAAACTAAGAGAATTGGTCAACCTTGTGGTAGTTGCTGGATACATTGATGTGAAGAAATCCAGTGACAGAGAAGAAATCCAAGAGATTGAGAAGATGCACGAGCTCATTAGTTCATATAACTTGTCCGGTCAGTTCCGCTGGATTTCTGCCCAAACGAATAGGGCAAGGAACGGTGAGCTGTATCGCTACATAGCTGATACTGGTGGTGCTTTTGTTCAG CCTGCTTTTTATGAGGCTTTTGGTCTGACTGTAGTGGAGGCCATGACTTGTGGTCTTCCAACATTTGCCACTTGTCATGGAGGTCCTGCAGAAATCATTGAAAATGGATTATCAGGCTTCCATATAGATCCATACCATCCTGATCAGTCTGCTGTAGTCATGGTGGAGTTTTTTGAACATTGCAAAGAGGACTCTGGCTACTGGAAGAAAATATCGGATGGAGGGCTGCGTAGAATACAAGAGAG GTATACATGGAAGATCTATTCAGAAAGGCTAATGACACTGGCTGGAGTTTATGGCTTCTGGAAATACGTTTCAAAGCTCGAAAGGCGTGAGACGCGGAGATATCTTGAAATGTTCTACATACTGAAGTTCAGAGACCTG GTGAAGTCTGTCCCTCGTGCAGTCGATGACGATCACTGA
- the LOC103995300 gene encoding uncharacterized protein LOC103995300 isoform X1, with the protein MNLDGNSSHRAPSFDTDQFDFGLGGSTRSSASRPLKDQKSSPYATPGTASRPTAPAWSHQPSRPSWTPAAPAAPSVITGAARSGNLANAPVSMVGDIFGKTWASAAPPRSASSGIGIPKSDPNLFGDLVGSALGQGRSGSSNVPLKSAAPRNAFSMGNLSDSLPRSTTTTAASTANSIPMRPSSWGSADLLGNSSAFAQPDPKIRTAMGGGGQPMGSATGVRPVTAKSDPFDSLIGFGSKPSTKAPMSSVNSSNVSSGNAVADDFPFGAFQNINSTKNAHIMTQGQSFSAPPPPPQPTASPKNGTDPLDMFFSSPAPAAGVAPESSASQQFSEINDWDLGSEFGGHETCGPTTELEGLPPPPAGITAPAAMTKGLDNYKQGQFADAIKWLSWAVVLSEKSGDNDSLSEVLSCRASCYKEVGEYKKAVTDCSKVLDKDTTNVPLLVQRALLYESMEKYKLGAEDLRMVLKIDPGNRLARSTIHRLNKFAD; encoded by the exons ATGAACTTAGACGGCAACAGCTCCCATCGGGCCCCCTCCTTCGATACGGACCAATTCGATTTCGGCCTCGGTGGCTCCACCCGCAGCTCCGCGTCCCGCCCCCTCAAGGACCAGAAATCCAGCCCCTATGCAACCCCAGGCACCGCCTCCAGGCCCACCGCCCCCGCCTGGTCGCACCAGCCGTCCCGGCCCTCGTGGACCCCCGCCGCCCCCGCCGCCCCCTCCGTAATAACTGGCGCTGCTAGATCTGGCAACCTCGCAAACGCTCCCGTTTCCATGGTCGGTGATATCTTCGGCAAGACATGGGCATCCGCCGCTCCTCCTCGTTCCGCCTCCTCTGGTATCGGGATTCCGAAATCGGACCCAAATCTCTTCGGCGATCTCGTCGGATCCGCCCTTGGCCAGGGCCGCAGCGGATCTAGCAACGTCCCCTTGAAGTCCGCTGCGCCAAGGAACGCCTTCTCCATGGGTAATTTATCTGATTCACTccctcgatcgaccaccacgaccgCGGCTTCCACGGCGAATAGTATCCCTATGAGACCTAGCAGCTGGGGATCTGCGGATCTTCTTGGAAATTCCTCAGCTTTTGCTCAGCCTGATCCTAAGATCAGGACAGCTATGGGAGGTGGTGGGCAGCCGATGGGATCGGCAACTGGGGTGCGGCCGGTGACTGCTAAAAGTGATCCTTTTGATTCGTTGATTGGCTTTGGATCAAAGCCCTCTACGAAGGCACCAATGTCATCGGTAAACTCATCCAATGTGAGCAGTGGCAACGCTGTTGCTGATGATTTCCCTTTTGGCGCGTTCCAGAATATCAATTCGACGAAAAACGCACATATTATGACGCAAGGTCAGAGCTTTTcagctccaccaccaccaccacagccAACTGCCTCCCCTAAAAATGGCACAGATCCGTTGGATATGTTCTTCTCTTCACCTGCCCCTGCTGCTGGAGTTGCTCCAGAGTCATCAGCGAGTCAGCAATTCTCTGAAATAAATGACTGGGACTTGGGTTCTGAGTTTGGAGGGCATGAAACCTGTGGGCCGACAACTGAGCTTGAAGGGCTGCCACCGCCACCGGCAGGCATCACTGCACCTGCAGCAATGACTAAGGGATTAGACAATTATAAGCAGGGGCAGTTTGCAGATGCTATCAAGTGGCTTTCGTGGGCAGTGGTGCTATCGGAGAAGTCTGGGGATAATGATTCGCTGAGTGAGGTCTTGTCTTGTAGAGCCTCATGCTATAAAGAAGTTGGTGAGTATAAGAAGGCTGTGACTGACTGTTCAAAG GTGTTAGATAAAGACACCACAAATGTCCCATTGCTAGTGCAACGTGCTCTTCTGTATGAGAGTATGGAGAAGTACAAACTTGGCGCTGAAGATCTGAGGATGGTTCTGAAAATCGATCCCGGTAACAGGCTTGCTAGAAGTACAATCCACCGTTTAAATAAATTTGCTGATTAG
- the LOC103995300 gene encoding uncharacterized protein LOC103995300 isoform X2 has translation MNLDGNSSHRAPSFDTDQFDFGLGGSTRSSASRPLKDQKSSPYATPGTASRPTAPAWSHQPSRPSWTPAAPAAPSVITGAARSGNLANAPVSMVGDIFGKTWASAAPPRSASSGIGIPKSDPNLFGDLVGSALGQGRSGSSNVPLKSAAPRNAFSMGNLSDSLPRSTTTTAASTANSIPMRPSSWGSADLLGNSSAFAQPDPKIRTAMGGGGQPMGSATGVRPVTAKSDPFDSLIGFGSKPSTKAPMSSVNSSNVSSGNAVADDFPFGAFQNINSTKNAHIMTQGQSFSAPPPPPQPTASPKNGTDPLDMFFSSPAPAAGVAPESSASQQFSEINDWDLGSEFGGHETCGPTTELEGLPPPPAGITAPAAMTKGLDNYKQGQFADAIKWLSWAVVLSEKSGDNDSLSEVLSCRASCYKEVGVR, from the exons ATGAACTTAGACGGCAACAGCTCCCATCGGGCCCCCTCCTTCGATACGGACCAATTCGATTTCGGCCTCGGTGGCTCCACCCGCAGCTCCGCGTCCCGCCCCCTCAAGGACCAGAAATCCAGCCCCTATGCAACCCCAGGCACCGCCTCCAGGCCCACCGCCCCCGCCTGGTCGCACCAGCCGTCCCGGCCCTCGTGGACCCCCGCCGCCCCCGCCGCCCCCTCCGTAATAACTGGCGCTGCTAGATCTGGCAACCTCGCAAACGCTCCCGTTTCCATGGTCGGTGATATCTTCGGCAAGACATGGGCATCCGCCGCTCCTCCTCGTTCCGCCTCCTCTGGTATCGGGATTCCGAAATCGGACCCAAATCTCTTCGGCGATCTCGTCGGATCCGCCCTTGGCCAGGGCCGCAGCGGATCTAGCAACGTCCCCTTGAAGTCCGCTGCGCCAAGGAACGCCTTCTCCATGGGTAATTTATCTGATTCACTccctcgatcgaccaccacgaccgCGGCTTCCACGGCGAATAGTATCCCTATGAGACCTAGCAGCTGGGGATCTGCGGATCTTCTTGGAAATTCCTCAGCTTTTGCTCAGCCTGATCCTAAGATCAGGACAGCTATGGGAGGTGGTGGGCAGCCGATGGGATCGGCAACTGGGGTGCGGCCGGTGACTGCTAAAAGTGATCCTTTTGATTCGTTGATTGGCTTTGGATCAAAGCCCTCTACGAAGGCACCAATGTCATCGGTAAACTCATCCAATGTGAGCAGTGGCAACGCTGTTGCTGATGATTTCCCTTTTGGCGCGTTCCAGAATATCAATTCGACGAAAAACGCACATATTATGACGCAAGGTCAGAGCTTTTcagctccaccaccaccaccacagccAACTGCCTCCCCTAAAAATGGCACAGATCCGTTGGATATGTTCTTCTCTTCACCTGCCCCTGCTGCTGGAGTTGCTCCAGAGTCATCAGCGAGTCAGCAATTCTCTGAAATAAATGACTGGGACTTGGGTTCTGAGTTTGGAGGGCATGAAACCTGTGGGCCGACAACTGAGCTTGAAGGGCTGCCACCGCCACCGGCAGGCATCACTGCACCTGCAGCAATGACTAAGGGATTAGACAATTATAAGCAGGGGCAGTTTGCAGATGCTATCAAGTGGCTTTCGTGGGCAGTGGTGCTATCGGAGAAGTCTGGGGATAATGATTCGCTGAGTGAGGTCTTGTCTTGTAGAGCCTCATGCTATAAAGAAGTTG GTGTTAGATAA
- the LOC103995303 gene encoding glucan endo-1,3-beta-glucosidase, protein MANHSICSVIATALLISVLALPTRVQAIGVCYGRLGDNLPQPSEVVDLYKSNNIGSMRIYDPNPDVLEALRGSNIQLLVGVPNDQLQSLASDSSAANAWVQSNVVAYWPSVSFRYIAVGNEVIPGDDAPYVLPAMQNVQNALASANLQGQIKVSTSVSTRVLGVSYPPSEGSFSSDTQADMNPIVQFLVNNGAPLLLNVYPYFSYKYNQAQISLSYALFTSPDVVVNDGPYGYQNLFDAIVDAAYASLEKVGGSSVEIVVSESGWPSAGDVETTIDNAGTYNQNLINHVGQGTPRRPGSAIEAYIFAMFNENQKDSELERNFGLFYPNKQPVYSIHFS, encoded by the exons ATGGCGAACCATAGCATTTGCTCTGTGATTGCCACTGCATTGCTGATCTCAGTGTTGGCATTACCAACGA GGGTGCAGGCCATCGGTGTCTGCTACGGCAGGCTCGGAGATAACTTACCACAGCCCAGCGAGGTGGTAGATCTCTACAAATCCAACAACATTGGAAGCATGAGGATTTATGATCCAAACCCTGATGTCCTCGAAGCCCTGCGAGGATCCAACATCCAACTACTCGTAGGTGTTCCTAATGATCAGCTCCAGTCGTTGGCGTCGGACTCATCTGCTGCCAATGCCTGGGTTCAGAGTAATGTGGTAGCCTACTGGCCCAGCGTCTCCTTCCGCTACATAGCGGTGGGAAACGAGGTGATCCCCGGAGACGATGCGCCGTATGTCCTCCCCGCCATGCAGAACGTCCAAAATGCTCTCGCTTCAGCAAATCTGCAGGGTCAAATCAAAGTCTCGACCTCAGTCTCAACACGCGTTCTCGGGGTATCATACCCTCCCTCCGAGGGTTCTTTCTCTTCTGACACACAAGCCGACATGAACCCCATAGTGCAGTTCCTAGTGAACAATGGAGCCCCCCTCCTACTCAACGTCTACCCCTACTTCAGCTACAAATataaccaagctcagatttcactCTCCTACGCCTTGTTCACTTCCCCGGATGTTGTAGTGAATGACGGGCCGTACGGGTACCAGAACCTCTTCGATGCCATTGTCGACGCAGCCTACGCATCGTTGGAGAAGGTGGGAGGGTCGAGTGTGGAGATTGTGGTATCGGAGAGTGGTTGGCCATCTGCTGGTGATGTTGAGACGACCATCGACAATGCAGGAACATACAACCAGAATCTGATCAACCATGTTGGCCAAGGAACACCAAGAAGACCTGGGAGTGCAATAGAGGCCTACATATTTGCCATGTTCAACGAGAACCAAAAGGATTCGGAACTGGAGAGGAACTTTGGTCTCTTCTATCCGAATAAGCAACCTGTTTACTCTATTCACTTCAGCTGA
- the LOC135619706 gene encoding putative pectinesterase/pectinesterase inhibitor 22 — MALTSDVLLLLLLFLPSIYAQWSQSSSLEEAKAFEESLLHQACLNITDHEACTSRISIECHRQGRTGPISILHGAVRGTIDEALRAVGTLSGLAAVSSDLREEMAIHDCVELLGYSIDELGWSLEEISRLVLENRNIHHEANLRAWLSAALSNQDTCLEGFDGTDGRIRHYIHSRVAEVTQLVSNLLVMYRKMRSIIPHAPPRNGTKSDGNRDSPPWVVVDQELLHADPKALRADAVVASDGSGRYRSINEAVNRAPSHSSRRYVIYVKKGVYEENVELKKKKTNIMIVGDGMGITVISGSRNFMQGWTTFRTATFAVSGQGFIARDITFRNTAGPQNHQAVALRVDSDRSAFFRCSIEGYQDTLYAHSLRQFYRECNIYGTIDFIFGNGLTVLQRCNIYTRRPLPEQKVTITAQGRKDPNQNTGISIHDSFVHATYPTYLGRPWKPYSRTVFMQSYLSSAVQPAGWLEWAGDYGLGTLWYGEYRNYGPGARLGGRVRWPGYHVIRDAAVASLFTVRRFIDGSSWLPATGIEFTADLINK, encoded by the exons ATGGCATTAACTTCTGacgtccttctcctcctcctgctcttcctTCCCAGCATTTATGCCCAGTGGAGCCAATCCTCCTCCCTGGAGGAAGCAAAAGCCTTCGAGGAATCTTTGCTCCACCAGGCCTGCTTGAACATCACCGACCATGAAGCTTGCACGTCGCGCATCAGCATCGAGTGTCACCGGCAGGGGCGCACTGGGCCGATCTCCATACTCCACGGCGCCGTCAGGGGCACCATCGACGAAGCCCTCCGCGCCGTCGGCACCTTGTCGGGCCTCGCTGCAGTTTCCAGTGACCTCCGCGAGGAGATGGCCATCCATGACTGCGTCGAGCTCCTTGGCTACTCCATCGACGAGCTCGGTTGGTCGTTGGAAGAGATCAGCCGGCTCGTCTTGGAGAACCGCAACATTCACCACGAAGCAAACCTCCGCGCATGGCTCAGCGCCGCGCTCAGCAACCAAGACACGTGCTTGGAGGGCTTCGACGGCACCGACGGTCGCATACGCCATTACATCCACAGCAGAGTAGCGGAGGTGACACAACTCGTGAGCAACCTGCTGGTGATGTACAGGAAGATGCGCAGCATCATACCTCACGCGCCACCCAGAAATGGCACCAAAAGCGACGGCAACAGAGACTCGCCACCCTGGGTGGTGGTCGACCAGGAGCTCCTGCATGCGGATCCCAAGGCGTTGCGCGCCGATGCGGTGGTGGCATCGGATGGCAGTGGGAGGTACCGGTCGATCAACGAGGCGGTGAATCGAGCGCCAAGCCACAGCTCGAGGAGGTACGTTATATACGTAAAGAAGGGGGTGTACGAAGAGAACGTggagttgaagaagaagaagactaatATTATGATCGTTGGTGACGGAATGGGAATTACGGTGATTTCCGGCAGCAGAAATTTCATGCAAGGATGGACGACCTTCAGGACTGCTACCTTCG CGGTTTCCGGGCAGGGCTTCATAGCGAGGGACATAACCTTCCGTAACACCGCCGGGCCGCAGAACCACCAGGCGGTGGCCCTCCGAGTGGACTCCGACCGTTCGGCCTTCTTCCGGTGCAGCATCGAGGGTTACCAGGACACCCTGTACGCCCACTCCCTCCGCCAGTTCTACCGCGAGTGCAACATCTACGGCACCATCGACTTCATCTTCGGGAACGGGCTCACCGTGCTGCAGCGCTGCAACATCTACACGAGAAGGCCGTTGCCGGAGCAGAAGGTGACGATCACGGCGCAGGGGCGCAAGGACCCCAACCAGAACACGGGCATCTCGATCCACGACAGCTTCGTTCACGCAACGTATCCCACCTACCTCGGCCGGCCATGGAAGCCGTACTCGAGGACGGTGTTCATGCAGTCGTACCTGAGCTCCGCTGTGCAGCCGGCGGGGTGGCTGGAGTGGGCGGGGGATTACGGGCTGGGCACGTTGTGGTACGGGGAGTACCGCAATTATGGCCCCGGTGCGAGGCTGGGCGGGCGAGTCCGGTGGCCCGGGTATCATGTGATCCGGGATGCTGCAGTGGCCAGCCTCTTCACAGTGCGGCGGTTCATTGATGGCTCGTCGTGGTTGCCGGCCACCGGAATCGAATTCACCGCTGATCTCATCAATAAGTAG